The Chitinophagales bacterium genome has a window encoding:
- a CDS encoding tetratricopeptide repeat protein: protein MKLNRLILPAILLVTACGNDTDTIVNDDPIFREPAIVKVTEEIKKDPDNARLYFERAVMLDGMESDSLALVDYKKAISLDSTRAEYYSAIGDMLFEHKDMEGSVKWIGKALELNPKDRKSHLKLAKMYLFIEDYSKALSEINLVLRQDVYDPEGYYLKGMVYKSLKDTTRALSSFQTALQVEPSYREAMIQLGIVYGMQANPLALQYYDNAFKLDTTDVFPIYARGVYFQDKGDYELAKNEYISAILKDRFYTSSYYNLGYIYMQQDSLQKAFRQYDILTKLDPRDPEAYFNRGLCYELMGKKEEAIIDYKQSLVFDESYEDPKEGLKRLAGK from the coding sequence ATGAAGTTGAATAGGTTGATACTCCCTGCGATATTATTGGTTACTGCCTGTGGCAACGATACGGATACTATTGTGAATGATGACCCGATATTCAGAGAGCCCGCCATTGTTAAGGTGACGGAAGAGATAAAAAAAGACCCTGATAACGCCCGCCTGTATTTTGAGCGTGCTGTAATGCTGGATGGCATGGAGTCGGATAGCCTGGCACTTGTTGATTATAAAAAGGCTATTTCTCTTGATTCAACACGTGCTGAATACTATAGTGCTATCGGCGATATGCTGTTTGAACATAAGGATATGGAAGGTAGTGTGAAATGGATAGGTAAGGCGCTGGAATTGAACCCTAAGGACAGGAAGTCTCATCTCAAGCTGGCAAAAATGTATCTTTTCATTGAGGATTATTCCAAGGCATTGAGTGAGATAAACCTTGTTTTAAGACAGGATGTATACGACCCCGAAGGATACTATCTAAAAGGCATGGTATATAAGAGCCTGAAGGACACAACAAGAGCTTTGTCCAGTTTTCAGACAGCATTGCAGGTAGAACCCTCCTATCGCGAAGCAATGATACAATTGGGTATTGTTTATGGTATGCAGGCAAATCCGTTGGCACTGCAATACTATGATAATGCCTTTAAGCTGGATACTACAGACGTCTTTCCTATCTATGCACGGGGCGTATATTTTCAGGACAAGGGTGATTATGAGTTAGCTAAAAATGAGTACATCAGTGCCATCCTCAAGGACCGTTTCTACACCAGTTCCTATTACAACCTGGGGTATATATATATGCAGCAAGACTCCTTGCAGAAGGCATTCCGCCAGTATGATATCCTGACCAAACTCGACCCCCGCGACCCGGAAGCCTATTTTAACAGGGGGCTTTGCTACGAATTGATGGGTAAAAAAGAAGAAGCGATCATTGACTATAAACAATCGCTTGTATTTGACGAGAGTTATGAAGACCCTAAAGAAGGGCTAAAGAGACTGGCCGGTAAATAA
- a CDS encoding T9SS type A sorting domain-containing protein, which translates to MLTIRSYGKLIVLTGIQILCLLPSYAQQGPKCGFDRTISTVMSTHPAFKETYDKVRSGERYSERAAMKTTASLDNPVIPVVFHIILTTNQLSSIRNTVGIEQRLDSQLSVINKDFNARNADSVLIPGGFKALFGNAGVSFGLAHTAPDGSPTPGYEVRITNLPGFDIEGGYGSGFGFSGAKYTAGGGADAWDPESYLNIWLINPLDDGKATNILGLAIPTYIAADNNGIGMMERGIVLHYGAFGKRVSPFDYYVKDSDGGRTLTHEIGHYFDLLHIWGDDNGKCPDTGGEDDGISDTPPQAYPSSGCSSYPKYDGCVKTGDGIMFMNYMDYSADRCLLLFTHDQVAKMKGTIQPGADVYPLTQHPWLLAYPDTTVSVAQNNYTVYPNPSEDRINVVFRNQPIGLKNILITDMAGRVVAAEEYEQQSGFYTFSMAAEQSGLYFVVLNFDSGKQVHKVFVR; encoded by the coding sequence ATGCTTACAATCAGATCTTACGGCAAGCTTATTGTCCTCACAGGTATTCAGATTTTGTGCCTGTTGCCATCTTATGCGCAGCAAGGGCCCAAGTGTGGTTTCGACAGGACCATCAGTACTGTAATGTCAACACATCCGGCTTTTAAAGAGACATATGACAAGGTACGTTCTGGAGAAAGGTATAGTGAAAGAGCAGCTATGAAGACGACAGCGTCTTTAGATAATCCCGTTATCCCAGTGGTGTTCCACATAATACTTACAACAAATCAGCTAAGTTCAATACGTAATACTGTCGGCATTGAGCAAAGACTGGACTCACAATTATCTGTCATCAACAAAGATTTTAATGCACGGAATGCGGATAGTGTGTTGATACCCGGAGGGTTTAAAGCCTTATTTGGCAATGCAGGTGTCAGTTTTGGCCTGGCACATACCGCACCTGACGGATCTCCTACACCTGGTTACGAGGTAAGAATTACAAACCTGCCGGGTTTTGATATAGAGGGGGGATATGGTTCCGGGTTTGGTTTCAGCGGTGCGAAATATACAGCAGGCGGGGGGGCAGACGCTTGGGATCCGGAAAGCTATCTGAATATATGGCTCATCAACCCACTGGACGATGGGAAGGCTACTAATATCCTGGGACTTGCCATACCTACTTATATCGCGGCTGACAACAACGGTATTGGCATGATGGAGAGAGGCATCGTATTGCACTATGGCGCATTTGGCAAAAGGGTATCACCTTTTGATTATTATGTAAAAGACTCGGATGGAGGCAGAACGTTAACGCATGAGATAGGCCATTATTTTGACCTGTTGCATATATGGGGTGACGATAATGGCAAATGCCCTGATACAGGGGGTGAGGATGATGGAATATCTGATACACCTCCGCAGGCATATCCTTCATCTGGCTGTAGCAGCTATCCTAAATATGATGGTTGTGTAAAGACGGGCGATGGTATCATGTTCATGAATTACATGGACTATTCAGCAGATCGTTGCCTGTTGTTGTTTACGCATGATCAGGTAGCCAAAATGAAAGGAACGATACAGCCGGGAGCCGATGTTTATCCACTCACACAACACCCCTGGTTGCTGGCCTATCCTGATACTACGGTTTCTGTTGCACAGAATAATTACACTGTATACCCTAATCCGTCAGAGGACAGGATAAATGTCGTATTCCGTAATCAGCCGATAGGATTGAAAAACATACTTATTACAGATATGGCAGGTAGGGTAGTGGCAGCTGAAGAATATGAACAACAATCGGGGTTCTATACATTCAGTATGGCTGCTGAACAAAGCGGCCTGTATTTCGTTGTGCTGAATTTTGATAGTGGTAAACAGGTGCATAAGGTGTTTGTGCGGTAA
- a CDS encoding arsenate reductase ArsC, which translates to MKKLLFVCIENSNRSQMAQAFASMLGGDKVQSFSAGSRPSGVVNPKAITAMKELGYDLSAHDSKSVDDVKEYAPFDAVVTMGCGDACPWMPAKQHIDWQIPDPRNMESEEFNTVRDMIKGQVEELIARL; encoded by the coding sequence ATGAAGAAGCTATTATTTGTTTGTATAGAGAACAGTAACCGCAGCCAGATGGCGCAAGCATTTGCATCAATGCTGGGGGGTGATAAAGTGCAGTCTTTCAGCGCAGGTTCACGACCGTCAGGTGTTGTAAATCCTAAAGCAATTACTGCTATGAAAGAGCTGGGTTATGATCTGTCTGCGCACGATAGTAAGTCGGTAGACGATGTGAAAGAATATGCACCCTTTGATGCGGTAGTAACTATGGGCTGTGGTGATGCATGCCCATGGATGCCTGCAAAACAACACATAGACTGGCAGATACCTGACCCACGGAACATGGAGTCGGAAGAGTTCAATACGGTAAGGGATATGATAAAGGGACAGGTTGAGGAACTGATAGCAAGGTTATAA
- a CDS encoding aquaporin yields MRKYVAEFIGTFALVFCGTGAIIINQQSGGMVTHVGVAMTFGLVVMSMIYAFGNTSGAHINPAVSIAFAVAGKFSRREILPYISSQLIGAVMASFTLKFLFPANELLGGTHPAGSDMQSFILELLLTFFLMLVILNVAHGSKEQGMFAGLAIGGVVALEAMFAGPICGASMNPARSIGPAIANGHFNSLWVYITAPIVGAVMAIPVHNYTKTINK; encoded by the coding sequence ATGAGAAAATATGTAGCTGAATTTATTGGAACATTTGCACTCGTGTTTTGCGGCACGGGTGCAATTATCATCAACCAGCAATCGGGCGGGATGGTGACTCATGTGGGTGTAGCCATGACTTTTGGGCTCGTAGTTATGAGCATGATATATGCATTTGGCAATACATCGGGTGCGCATATTAATCCGGCTGTTAGTATTGCATTTGCAGTTGCCGGCAAGTTTAGTAGAAGGGAGATTCTGCCATATATCAGCAGCCAATTAATCGGCGCTGTGATGGCATCATTTACTTTGAAATTTCTATTCCCTGCAAATGAATTATTGGGAGGCACGCATCCTGCAGGTAGCGATATGCAGTCTTTTATTTTGGAGCTATTACTTACGTTTTTCCTTATGCTGGTGATACTGAATGTAGCACATGGAAGTAAAGAGCAGGGTATGTTTGCAGGACTGGCAATAGGAGGGGTAGTTGCACTGGAGGCTATGTTTGCAGGGCCAATATGCGGAGCGTCAATGAACCCCGCGCGCTCTATCGGCCCGGCAATTGCCAACGGGCATTTTAATTCATTATGGGTTTACATTACTGCACCCATTGTTGGGGCGGTAATGGCTATTCCTGTTCATAATTATACTAAAACAATTAACAAATGA
- a CDS encoding arsenite methyltransferase has protein sequence MATEQELKDLVKEKYSEIALQDKETNMSSCCGAGGCSTEVYNIMSDDYTQMEGYNADADLGLGCGLPTEFAQIKEGDTVIDLGSGAGNDCFIARAATGATGRVIGIDFTEAMIDKARANVDKLGYNNVEFRQGDIEKMPVTANVADVIVSNCVLNLVPNKNNVIKEIYRVLKPGGHFSISDVVLVGELPAKLRNVAEMYAGCVSGAIQKDVYLELVKNNGFKEITLQKEKAIIIPDDILSQYMSADEITDFKNSGTGIYSITVFAKKPEAEACCAPGCCD, from the coding sequence ATGGCTACAGAACAAGAGTTGAAAGACTTAGTGAAAGAAAAATACAGTGAAATAGCACTGCAGGACAAAGAGACCAATATGAGTTCGTGCTGCGGTGCAGGTGGTTGCAGTACCGAGGTGTACAATATCATGAGCGATGACTATACGCAGATGGAAGGGTACAATGCAGATGCTGACCTTGGACTGGGGTGCGGATTGCCTACCGAATTTGCACAGATAAAAGAAGGTGATACGGTTATTGATCTGGGCAGTGGAGCGGGTAACGATTGCTTTATTGCACGTGCAGCTACCGGAGCTACAGGCAGGGTTATAGGCATTGACTTTACAGAAGCGATGATAGACAAGGCAAGGGCTAATGTCGATAAGCTGGGTTATAATAATGTAGAATTCAGGCAGGGAGATATTGAGAAAATGCCTGTGACAGCTAATGTTGCTGACGTGATAGTGAGCAACTGTGTGCTGAACCTGGTGCCTAACAAGAACAACGTAATAAAAGAGATATACAGGGTGTTGAAACCCGGAGGTCATTTCAGTATCTCTGATGTAGTATTGGTAGGAGAATTACCTGCCAAACTTCGTAATGTGGCTGAGATGTATGCCGGTTGCGTAAGTGGTGCTATTCAGAAAGATGTGTACCTGGAGTTGGTGAAGAACAATGGATTCAAAGAGATAACGCTACAGAAAGAAAAGGCGATCATTATTCCTGATGACATTCTCAGCCAGTATATGTCTGCGGATGAGATAACTGATTTTAAGAACAGCGGTACTGGTATATACAGCATCACTGTATTTGCGAAAAAGCCGGAAGCAGAAGCATGTTGCGCACCGGGATGTTGTGATTAG
- a CDS encoding winged helix-turn-helix transcriptional regulator — protein sequence MGLTKTELFTQKQNELAAMAKAIAHPARIAILQVLVKKNACVCGSLVDELGLAQATISQHLKELKNAGLIQGSIEGTSVCYCINTKAWVKYKDFFNSFFADVNSCGPDCC from the coding sequence ATGGGTTTAACCAAAACAGAATTATTTACTCAGAAGCAGAACGAGCTGGCGGCTATGGCAAAAGCCATAGCGCATCCTGCGCGTATTGCCATATTGCAAGTGCTGGTAAAAAAGAATGCGTGTGTATGTGGTAGCCTGGTAGATGAATTGGGATTAGCACAAGCCACTATCTCGCAGCACCTGAAGGAGTTGAAGAACGCAGGTTTGATACAGGGTAGTATTGAAGGAACCTCAGTTTGTTATTGCATCAACACAAAAGCATGGGTAAAGTATAAGGATTTCTTCAACAGCTTTTTCGCGGATGTAAATAGCTGCGGTCCGGATTGCTGTTGA
- a CDS encoding peptide MFS transporter, producing MAELLEESLDLKRIQDFEGKYPKQLWYLFLTEMWERFCFYGLRGMLVVFMVSQLSIADKEANLQYGSIQAFIYAFTFIGGLFADKILGFRKSLFWGGLLMIIGSFVIAASPQHFFYIGTCFTIVGTGFFKPNISTMVGELYHEGDPRRDAGFGLFYSGINIGALLGGFVCVYLGKYHSWSLAFGAAGVVMIIGLLTFLFTQRTMGPIGISPLKDMAPGKRRSYEIAVFIGSIAVMPIVLLMVQKTEYTDYFMYTIGPLTLIYLFYEMIKLTSEERKKMVAALVFIIFSILFWAFFEQSGGSLSLFALNNLKHNLIGIEGVDPNVINNTVNSLFVIIFSVVFGLLWIWMAKKKIEPNSVVKFGLGFLFLGGAFYVFYATIFFADPDGMTSLNVFTLGYLVITFGELCLSPIGLSLMTKLSPKKLWGVMMGMWFLASAYGQYVAGLLGAGIAEAGEDATRMDKLVTYTDGYKQLGIYALLAGIALLVISPVVRKLMGNVK from the coding sequence ATGGCAGAATTACTTGAAGAATCATTAGACCTGAAACGAATACAGGATTTTGAGGGGAAATACCCTAAGCAGTTATGGTACCTGTTTCTTACAGAGATGTGGGAGCGTTTTTGTTTCTATGGGTTGCGGGGTATGCTGGTTGTTTTTATGGTGTCGCAATTGTCTATTGCTGATAAAGAAGCTAACCTGCAATATGGTTCTATACAGGCGTTTATTTATGCTTTTACTTTTATAGGTGGTTTGTTTGCCGATAAAATACTTGGGTTTCGTAAGTCGTTGTTCTGGGGCGGGCTGTTGATGATCATAGGTAGTTTTGTTATTGCGGCATCACCGCAACACTTCTTTTACATAGGTACTTGTTTTACTATTGTCGGGACTGGTTTCTTCAAGCCGAATATTTCCACCATGGTGGGTGAATTATATCACGAAGGTGACCCGCGACGTGATGCAGGTTTTGGGTTGTTCTATTCAGGTATCAACATAGGTGCACTGCTGGGTGGTTTTGTGTGTGTTTATCTCGGTAAATATCATTCATGGAGCCTGGCATTCGGTGCTGCAGGTGTCGTTATGATCATCGGTTTGCTGACCTTCCTGTTCACACAACGGACCATGGGGCCAATTGGTATCTCCCCTTTGAAGGATATGGCACCGGGTAAACGCAGGAGCTATGAGATCGCAGTATTCATTGGTTCGATAGCTGTAATGCCTATCGTTTTACTGATGGTACAAAAAACAGAGTACACGGATTATTTCATGTATACCATTGGCCCACTCACGTTGATATACCTTTTTTATGAAATGATAAAACTTACATCAGAAGAACGTAAGAAGATGGTGGCAGCACTGGTGTTCATTATCTTTTCAATATTGTTCTGGGCGTTCTTTGAGCAAAGCGGAGGTTCGCTCAGCCTGTTTGCTCTTAACAACCTGAAACACAACCTGATCGGCATAGAAGGGGTAGACCCTAATGTCATCAATAATACTGTCAACTCATTGTTCGTTATCATCTTCAGTGTAGTGTTTGGCTTGCTGTGGATATGGATGGCCAAAAAGAAAATAGAGCCAAATTCGGTTGTGAAATTCGGGTTAGGTTTCCTGTTTCTTGGTGGTGCGTTCTATGTGTTCTATGCAACTATATTCTTTGCCGACCCTGATGGTATGACATCGCTTAATGTCTTTACACTGGGCTACCTTGTGATCACTTTCGGTGAGTTGTGCCTGTCGCCTATAGGGTTGTCATTGATGACTAAGCTTTCGCCCAAGAAACTTTGGGGTGTGATGATGGGTATGTGGTTCCTTGCCAGTGCTTACGGACAGTATGTAGCGGGCTTGTTAGGTGCGGGTATTGCCGAGGCGGGCGAAGACGCTACGCGTATGGATAAGTTGGTTACCTATACTGACGGCTATAAACAACTGGGTATATATGCATTGTTGGCAGGTATAGCCTTGCTGGTTATATCTCCTGTTGTGCGCAAGCTGATGGGTAATGTAAAATAA